The Anopheles coluzzii chromosome 2, AcolN3, whole genome shotgun sequence genome window below encodes:
- the LOC120949687 gene encoding protein N-terminal glutamine amidohydrolase, whose amino-acid sequence MSTNDANFMLFSNINDCSYVSCYCEENVWKLCEQVKKTYPSELPKCYAVFVSNERRTVPLWRQKAGRGDEKLVIWDYHVFFMHNPSPNRCLVFDLDTTLPFPTYFHKYVTETFRSDYALTPEHHRFFRVIPAEKYLAEFSSDRRHMRRPDGSWIKPPPSYPPIQTSASTHSLDDFICMKPGKGPGAVYDLLHFVQQFYKPPDRNIGTKTQN is encoded by the exons ATGTCGACAAACGATGCTAACTTTATGCTGTTTTCAAACATAAACGACTGCTCGTACGTTTCTTGCTACTG CGAGGAGAATGTCTGGAAGCTGTGTGAACAAGTGAAGAAAACGTATCCCTCGGAACTTCCGAAATGTTATGCTGTTTTTGTGTCCAACGAACGGCGCACTGTACCCTTATGGAGACAGAAAGCAGGTCGAGGCGATGAAAAGCTGGTGATATGGGACTACCATGTGTTTTTCATGCACAATCCGTCACCGAACCGGTGTCTGGTGTTTGATCTAGACACAACGTTACCGTTCCCGACCTACTTTCACAAATATGTTACTGAAACGTTCCGATCGGATTATGCCTTAACGCCAGAGCATCACCG TTTTTTCAGAGTGATTCCGGCAGAAAAATACTTGGCTGAGTTTTCCTCGGATCGACGGCATATGCGTAGACCAGATGGATCCTGGATTAAACCACCGCCGTCCTACCCGCCAATACAGACAAGCG CGAGCACCCACAGCTTAGACGATTTCATCTGCATGAAGCCTGGAAAGGGGCCGGGTGCGGTTTACGATTTGTTACATTTTGTACAACAATTCTATAAACCGCCAGATCGGAACATTGGTACCAAAAcgcaaaattaa